A part of Terriglobus roseus genomic DNA contains:
- a CDS encoding 3-ketoacyl-ACP reductase, with protein sequence MTNPAENKGRVALVTGGGRGIGFGIAKKLAASGFDIVITGRRDKSDVADAIIALEEARADASQVIEYTAADVSSAAAREALVRFVDDRFKRIDVLVNNAGIAPRVRADLLEATEDSFDELISTNLKGPYFLTQAIAKWMVQLQEAKRERRTILNVSSVSAFVASINRGDYCISKAGIAMATKLWASRLTQYGIGVFEVQPGVIATDMTAGVKGKYDALMETDLLLDKRWGTPDDIGTAVAMLANGSLPYAPGATLVLDGGMTLPRL encoded by the coding sequence ATGACAAATCCAGCAGAAAACAAGGGGCGCGTCGCACTGGTAACGGGTGGCGGACGCGGCATCGGCTTTGGTATCGCGAAGAAACTCGCAGCCAGTGGATTCGATATCGTGATCACCGGACGCCGCGACAAGAGCGATGTTGCGGATGCCATTATTGCATTGGAAGAAGCGCGCGCGGACGCTTCGCAGGTGATCGAATACACAGCTGCCGATGTAAGCAGCGCGGCAGCGCGTGAAGCTTTAGTCCGTTTCGTGGACGACCGTTTCAAGCGAATTGATGTGTTGGTAAACAATGCCGGTATCGCCCCGCGTGTCCGTGCCGACCTTCTGGAAGCAACAGAAGACAGCTTTGATGAATTGATCTCCACCAATCTCAAGGGACCGTACTTCCTCACGCAGGCCATCGCGAAGTGGATGGTGCAGTTACAGGAAGCCAAACGGGAACGGCGCACGATTTTGAACGTGAGTTCTGTCTCTGCATTTGTCGCCAGCATCAATCGCGGCGACTACTGCATCAGCAAAGCGGGCATCGCCATGGCCACAAAGCTGTGGGCATCACGGCTCACACAGTACGGCATCGGTGTTTTCGAAGTGCAGCCGGGCGTCATTGCAACGGACATGACCGCTGGCGTTAAGGGCAAGTACGACGCTCTGATGGAAACCGATCTGCTGTTGGACAAGCGGTGGGGCACTCCAGATGACATCGGCACCGCCGTCGCGATGCTGGCAAACGGGAGCCTGCCATACGCCCCCGGCGCGACGCTCGTTCTAGACGGCGGCATGACCTTGCCCAGGTTGTAA
- a CDS encoding sugar phosphate isomerase/epimerase family protein, whose amino-acid sequence MADLQRLSLNQATVQNWSVQQAVEGCVRHGIPSIALWRHKIAEAGLDASVKHVRDAGLHVSSVCRGGMFVAPTTEERRERTIDNFRAVDEAAALQADSLVMVVGASPQVAIADARKMVSDGLAELVPYARKHGVKIGLEPLHPMYAGDRSVLNTIDQSLAMASPYSADEVGLILDTFHFWWDPYAYEQIKRAAGRIFGFHVCDWIVPMPDMLLGRGMMGDGAIDNHGFRMAVEAAGYNGPIEVEIFNQALWNSDGDHVLATVVERFTKLV is encoded by the coding sequence ATGGCAGACCTGCAGAGACTGAGCCTGAATCAGGCGACGGTGCAGAACTGGAGTGTGCAACAGGCGGTGGAAGGATGTGTGCGTCATGGCATTCCTTCCATCGCGCTGTGGCGGCATAAGATCGCAGAGGCTGGTCTTGATGCGTCTGTGAAGCATGTGCGTGATGCCGGTCTGCATGTATCCAGCGTGTGCCGCGGCGGCATGTTTGTAGCGCCCACAACAGAGGAACGCCGCGAACGCACCATCGACAACTTTCGAGCTGTCGATGAAGCAGCGGCGCTCCAAGCGGACTCATTAGTGATGGTGGTTGGTGCATCACCGCAGGTCGCCATCGCAGATGCGCGCAAGATGGTGAGCGATGGTCTCGCAGAGCTCGTTCCGTATGCGCGCAAACACGGCGTCAAAATTGGTCTGGAACCGCTGCATCCCATGTACGCGGGCGATCGCTCTGTGTTGAACACAATCGATCAGTCGCTCGCAATGGCGTCTCCGTATTCTGCAGATGAAGTCGGTTTGATTCTGGATACGTTCCACTTCTGGTGGGACCCATATGCGTACGAACAAATCAAACGTGCCGCAGGACGCATCTTCGGCTTCCATGTGTGCGATTGGATTGTGCCCATGCCAGACATGCTGCTGGGCCGCGGCATGATGGGTGATGGCGCCATTGATAATCATGGCTTTCGCATGGCGGTGGAAGCTGCAGGATACAACGGTCCTATTGAAGTTGAGATTTTCAACCAGGCGCTATGGAATAGCGATGGTGACCACGTGCTGGCAACCGTGGTGGAACGATTTACGAAACTTGTGTAG
- a CDS encoding ABC transporter ATP-binding protein, with translation MPDIAVQTFGLTRRFDETVAVRDVNLSVEAGRFFGFLGPNGAGKSTTIKMLTGLLAPSEGRVVIAGMDMASHSLEAKRLIGVVPEGMALMGRLTGFEYLRFVGRMYGLTRGQAEERAQELLQFMDLASAPRKLVADYSHGMQRKLALAAAVIHTPRILFLDEPFEGVDAIAAGTLKRMLQRMTERGVTIFLTTHVLEIVEALCSHVAIIDKGSLVAQGSLDELRAGVAHEGERLTLEQIFLRVVGERENMQELSWLA, from the coding sequence ATGCCTGACATTGCGGTGCAGACGTTTGGACTGACTCGTCGTTTCGACGAGACGGTTGCCGTGCGCGACGTGAACCTTTCTGTGGAAGCGGGACGCTTCTTCGGCTTTCTGGGCCCAAACGGTGCAGGGAAGTCCACCACCATCAAGATGCTGACCGGCCTTCTGGCTCCTTCAGAAGGTAGAGTGGTGATCGCCGGGATGGACATGGCGTCACACTCATTGGAAGCGAAGCGGCTCATCGGCGTGGTTCCAGAGGGCATGGCGCTCATGGGCCGTCTTACCGGTTTTGAGTATCTGCGTTTCGTTGGCCGTATGTATGGCCTGACACGTGGACAGGCAGAAGAACGCGCGCAAGAGCTGTTGCAATTCATGGATCTTGCGTCCGCGCCTCGCAAGCTGGTGGCGGACTATTCACATGGGATGCAGCGAAAGCTGGCGTTGGCCGCAGCGGTCATTCATACGCCGCGCATTCTCTTTCTCGACGAGCCATTTGAAGGCGTGGATGCCATCGCAGCAGGAACGCTGAAACGCATGTTGCAACGCATGACGGAGCGCGGCGTCACCATCTTTCTGACGACACATGTGCTTGAGATTGTGGAGGCGCTGTGTTCGCACGTCGCCATCATTGATAAAGGTTCGCTGGTAGCGCAGGGATCACTCGACGAACTGCGGGCCGGCGTGGCGCATGAAGGCGAGCGTCTCACGCTGGAACAGATATTTCTGCGCGTGGTGGGCGAGCGTGAAAACATGCAGGAGCTGTCATGGCTGGCCTGA
- the rpsR gene encoding 30S ribosomal protein S18 → MADETSTPSTPTSSAPAQGGSRPPRPAGGPGGRKFFRRKKVCKFCVEKIDNISYRDVRLLQGFVAERGKITPRRLTGVCTTHQRQLSQAIKQSRNIALLPFAAKY, encoded by the coding sequence ATGGCTGACGAAACCAGCACCCCTAGCACCCCGACTTCCTCCGCTCCGGCGCAGGGTGGATCGCGTCCTCCCCGTCCGGCGGGCGGCCCTGGCGGCCGCAAGTTCTTCCGCCGCAAGAAGGTTTGCAAGTTCTGCGTGGAAAAGATCGACAACATCAGCTACCGCGACGTTCGCCTGCTTCAGGGCTTCGTAGCGGAGCGCGGTAAGATCACGCCGCGTCGTCTGACCGGTGTCTGCACCACGCACCAGCGCCAGCTCTCGCAGGCCATCAAGCAGTCGCGTAACATCGCCCTGCTGCCGTTTGCTGCGAAGTACTAA
- a CDS encoding glycoside hydrolase family 88 protein, translated as MKVERQRTPQELAPAVTRLFKLASDKTKRIAARWQVSMGAPVVTRAGEYAGRNWTQWTQGFAYGNAILCYDITRDPKLLQIGRENTLQHMAEHITHIGVHDHGFNNLSTYGQLRRLMQEGIIPQNEWEMSFYELALKSSGAVQAARWTDLPEGEGFIHSFNGSHSLFIDTMRTVRICGVAHTLGHTLLGEQDRSISLLERLLTHAKTSSRFNIYYGEGRDSYDTPELRGRTVHEAVFNPKSGTFRCPSTQQGYSAFTTWTRGLAWAMLGYAEELEFLATLPESDFIAIGENKADALALMEKAARATCDFYIQQGTASDGICYWDTGAAQMHKLGDWMSRPADPFNDYEPVDSSASAIAAQGLLRLGRVLGKDGEAYFQAGLAVADALLQEPYLSTGAAHEGILLHSIYHRPNGWDYTPPGAKIPQGESSMWGDYHMLELSLLLHRLGQGKYYTFFDAE; from the coding sequence ATGAAAGTAGAACGTCAGAGAACACCGCAGGAACTTGCTCCTGCAGTCACGCGGCTATTTAAGCTTGCTTCAGATAAGACAAAGCGCATCGCTGCGCGCTGGCAGGTAAGCATGGGCGCGCCTGTCGTGACGCGCGCCGGTGAGTATGCGGGTCGCAACTGGACACAGTGGACGCAGGGCTTTGCATATGGCAACGCCATCCTCTGCTACGACATCACACGTGATCCGAAGCTGTTGCAGATTGGCCGCGAAAATACGTTGCAGCACATGGCAGAGCACATCACACATATTGGTGTGCACGATCATGGCTTCAACAATCTATCCACGTATGGCCAGCTTCGTCGCCTGATGCAGGAAGGCATCATCCCACAGAACGAATGGGAGATGAGCTTTTACGAGCTTGCATTAAAGAGCAGTGGAGCAGTGCAGGCCGCGCGCTGGACGGATCTTCCAGAAGGCGAAGGTTTCATCCATTCATTCAATGGATCGCACTCGCTCTTCATTGACACCATGCGCACCGTCCGCATCTGCGGCGTGGCACACACGTTGGGACATACGTTGCTCGGTGAGCAGGATCGCAGCATCTCCCTGCTGGAGCGTTTGCTCACACACGCGAAGACATCCTCACGCTTCAATATTTATTACGGCGAAGGTCGCGATAGTTACGACACACCGGAACTGCGCGGACGTACCGTGCATGAAGCAGTATTCAACCCCAAGAGCGGAACCTTCCGTTGCCCATCCACACAGCAAGGCTACTCTGCATTCACCACATGGACGCGAGGCTTGGCTTGGGCCATGCTCGGTTATGCGGAAGAGCTAGAGTTTCTTGCGACGTTGCCCGAAAGCGACTTCATTGCTATCGGTGAAAACAAAGCCGATGCACTTGCATTGATGGAGAAGGCTGCGCGCGCCACCTGCGACTTCTACATACAGCAGGGAACAGCAAGCGATGGTATCTGCTACTGGGACACTGGCGCAGCGCAGATGCACAAGCTCGGTGATTGGATGAGCCGTCCTGCAGATCCATTCAATGACTACGAGCCCGTGGATTCCTCTGCCAGCGCAATTGCGGCGCAAGGGCTGCTGCGTTTAGGGCGCGTGCTCGGCAAAGATGGCGAAGCATACTTTCAGGCTGGCCTCGCAGTTGCAGATGCGCTGTTGCAGGAACCATATCTCTCTACTGGCGCTGCACACGAAGGCATCCTGTTGCACAGCATCTATCACCGGCCCAACGGCTGGGATTACACGCCGCCCGGCGCAAAAATCCCGCAAGGCGAATCGAGCATGTGGGGTGACTATCACATGCTGGAACTGAGCCTGCTGTTGCATCGCCTGGGTCAGGGCAAGTACTACACCTTCTTCGACGCGGAGTAA
- a CDS encoding Gfo/Idh/MocA family protein — MAEKRVGIIMNGVTGRMGLNQHLIRSILAIRQQGGVAIGKGDTIMPDPILVGRNEAKLKQIADAHGLTRYTTDLARALGDKNDTVYFDAGTTGLREQFVSQAIDAGKDVYCEKPLSTSVESSLRLAKKAAQAGVKQGIVQDKLFLPGIRKLKRLIDSGFFGRILSVRGEFGYWVFEGDWGGQPAQRPSWNYRKEDDGGIILDMFCHWRYVLDHTFGNVESVSCTGKTHIPTRVDEDGKTYDATADDAAYGSFELAGDIFAQINSSWTTRVYRDELFNLHVDGTEGSAIAGLRDCKTQHRVNTPRPTWNPDLPNPFQFREHWQEVPDNTVYENAFKVQWEMFLKHVVIDTPFPHTFVDGARGVQLAELGLQSWAERRWLDVPVINDAEVLKA; from the coding sequence ATGGCAGAGAAGCGCGTAGGCATCATCATGAACGGCGTCACCGGACGCATGGGTTTGAATCAGCATCTGATCCGCTCCATCCTTGCCATTCGGCAACAGGGTGGTGTGGCCATCGGCAAGGGCGACACGATCATGCCCGATCCCATTCTTGTTGGTCGTAATGAAGCAAAGCTGAAGCAGATTGCAGATGCGCATGGCCTCACGCGCTACACTACCGATCTTGCGCGCGCGCTCGGCGACAAGAACGACACCGTCTACTTCGATGCTGGCACTACGGGACTGCGCGAGCAGTTTGTCTCGCAAGCGATTGATGCAGGCAAGGATGTGTATTGCGAAAAGCCGCTCTCCACCAGTGTGGAATCATCATTGCGTCTCGCGAAAAAGGCAGCGCAGGCCGGTGTGAAGCAGGGCATTGTTCAGGACAAACTCTTCCTGCCCGGCATTCGCAAGCTCAAGCGTCTGATTGATTCGGGCTTCTTCGGCCGCATTCTTTCTGTTCGTGGCGAGTTCGGCTACTGGGTGTTTGAAGGCGATTGGGGCGGCCAGCCTGCGCAGCGTCCATCCTGGAACTATCGCAAGGAAGACGACGGCGGCATCATCCTAGATATGTTCTGCCACTGGCGTTACGTGCTCGATCACACCTTCGGCAATGTGGAGTCCGTCTCCTGCACAGGCAAAACGCATATCCCCACGCGCGTCGATGAAGATGGCAAGACGTACGATGCAACTGCAGATGACGCCGCATATGGTTCGTTTGAACTTGCAGGGGACATCTTCGCGCAGATCAATTCGTCGTGGACCACACGCGTCTATCGCGATGAGTTGTTCAATCTGCACGTAGACGGAACAGAAGGCAGCGCGATTGCTGGTCTGCGCGATTGCAAGACACAGCACCGTGTGAACACGCCGCGTCCCACGTGGAATCCTGATCTTCCAAATCCGTTCCAGTTCCGCGAGCACTGGCAGGAAGTGCCAGACAACACCGTGTACGAGAATGCGTTCAAGGTGCAGTGGGAGATGTTCCTGAAGCACGTCGTGATCGACACGCCTTTCCCACACACGTTTGTGGATGGCGCACGCGGCGTGCAGCTTGCAGAGCTTGGACTGCAGTCGTGGGCAGAGCGTCGTTGGCTGGATGTCCCCGTGATCAACGATGCAGAAGTGCTGAAGGCATAA
- the rpsF gene encoding 30S ribosomal protein S6, with translation MNRTYEVMYIVRPDLEEADLDKLIEGFTAVVTNGGGEVSQTEKLGRRRLAYIVRKFQDGQYVLMHVSADGPLVAELERRLRVTEQVIKFITVRTDEENKRLAKIKAHRDSRVKVSDQQAAAAAAANAAAAAVEAPVAAEAPAEAEAAAV, from the coding sequence ATGAACCGTACGTATGAAGTGATGTACATCGTTCGCCCCGACCTCGAAGAGGCGGATCTGGACAAGTTGATCGAAGGCTTCACCGCCGTTGTAACCAACGGTGGCGGCGAAGTTTCGCAGACCGAGAAGCTGGGACGTCGTCGTCTGGCTTACATCGTTCGTAAGTTCCAGGACGGCCAGTACGTGCTGATGCACGTTTCGGCTGATGGTCCTCTGGTAGCTGAGCTCGAGCGTCGTCTCCGCGTGACGGAACAGGTGATCAAGTTCATCACCGTTCGCACTGACGAAGAGAACAAGCGTCTTGCCAAGATCAAGGCCCACCGCGATAGCCGCGTGAAGGTTTCCGACCAGCAGGCTGCTGCTGCCGCCGCCGCTAACGCCGCTGCTGCCGCAGTAGAAGCACCAGTTGCAGCGGAAGCTCCGGCTGAAGCTGAGGCTGCCGCTGTCTAA
- a CDS encoding class I SAM-dependent methyltransferase, with protein sequence MIPVKRKRRKGPTPRHPFDLIHGTDTGNLIPGEDLETGHAHDRHITAYHGVAPSLFRKLMTRWQTFAQHPVEQTAFIDIGAGKGRAMLLASEMPFRRIVGVELHPALAAAARSNIEIWQSANDTPPMRLEEADVMRLRMPAGPCLLFLFNPFDMVLMDRLLDRLQNIFRDRPGELDLLYVNDEQRDLMRDYHKGFRELWRGRIHHSREDRVADKAIIEHDAGDMYVTTGYEDCGIWRLET encoded by the coding sequence ATGATTCCCGTAAAACGCAAACGCCGCAAAGGCCCCACACCACGTCATCCCTTTGATCTGATTCATGGCACTGATACGGGCAATCTGATCCCCGGAGAAGATCTGGAAACAGGCCACGCGCATGACCGCCACATCACCGCGTATCACGGCGTGGCGCCGTCGTTGTTTCGAAAACTCATGACGCGCTGGCAGACGTTCGCGCAGCATCCAGTAGAGCAAACTGCATTCATCGACATAGGCGCAGGCAAGGGCCGTGCAATGTTGCTGGCATCGGAGATGCCGTTTCGCCGCATCGTTGGTGTGGAATTGCATCCTGCGCTTGCGGCTGCGGCTCGCAGCAACATAGAGATATGGCAGTCGGCCAATGACACACCGCCGATGCGGTTGGAAGAAGCAGATGTTATGCGGCTCCGCATGCCGGCTGGTCCATGCCTGCTGTTCCTGTTCAATCCCTTTGACATGGTGTTGATGGATCGCTTGCTTGACCGGCTGCAGAACATCTTCCGAGACCGCCCCGGTGAATTGGATCTGCTGTACGTCAATGATGAGCAGCGTGACCTGATGCGGGACTATCACAAGGGCTTTCGTGAGTTGTGGCGCGGTCGCATTCATCATTCGCGAGAAGATCGCGTCGCAGATAAGGCAATCATCGAGCACGATGCGGGTGACATGTACGTCACCACGGGCTATGAGGACTGTGGCATCTGGCGGCTGGAAACTTAG
- the pth gene encoding aminoacyl-tRNA hydrolase, with protein MKLIVGLGNPGPEYAFTPHNAGFLAIDRIAEDRGAMVVNRRSKALTGKAIIAGEECLLIKPETFMNLSGLAVAPLVKEYELDPAKDLIVLYDELAFPLGELRLRPNGSSNGHNGVKSITGVLGTEDWIRIRIGVGKPALSDGREIKAGGKDYLLTPMRKTELAVMDEVLDCAARAVEMVVGEGIAAAMNRFNQKDSCKS; from the coding sequence GTGAAGCTGATTGTGGGACTTGGGAATCCTGGCCCGGAGTATGCTTTCACGCCGCACAATGCAGGATTTCTCGCCATCGATCGCATCGCAGAAGATCGCGGTGCGATGGTGGTGAACCGGCGCAGTAAGGCACTTACCGGCAAGGCAATCATCGCTGGAGAAGAGTGCCTGCTGATAAAGCCGGAAACCTTCATGAATCTGAGTGGCCTTGCAGTCGCTCCGCTGGTGAAGGAATACGAGCTGGACCCGGCAAAAGACCTGATCGTGTTGTATGACGAACTGGCCTTTCCGCTGGGCGAGCTTCGGTTGCGGCCAAACGGCAGCAGCAACGGGCACAACGGTGTAAAAAGCATCACCGGTGTGCTTGGGACAGAAGATTGGATTCGCATCCGGATTGGTGTGGGGAAACCTGCCCTGTCGGATGGCCGCGAGATCAAGGCAGGAGGTAAGGACTACTTACTTACTCCCATGCGTAAGACAGAACTCGCGGTGATGGATGAAGTACTTGATTGCGCAGCACGGGCAGTCGAGATGGTGGTTGGAGAGGGCATCGCAGCGGCGATGAATCGCTTTAACCAGAAAGACAGTTGTAAGTCTTAG
- a CDS encoding TetR/AcrR family transcriptional regulator, which produces MKGETADRILSTARELMTERGYSAFSYADIADAIGITKASIHFHYPTKAVLAIAVLRAHRQGLAKAMEMLDTKFSDPALRLQSYVKYWEGCIRDGSIPFCVAALLAAELPSLPDEVQAEVRLHFQDLSAWIQRTMAAGAQQGTIRLESSAESEAQLFMAAVHGAMLSARVSGNCEVFQLATDAALKRITP; this is translated from the coding sequence ATGAAGGGTGAAACTGCAGATCGTATCCTCTCTACCGCTCGCGAACTCATGACGGAGCGTGGCTATTCCGCATTCAGCTATGCGGATATTGCTGATGCCATTGGGATTACGAAGGCAAGCATTCACTTCCATTACCCCACCAAGGCTGTACTTGCCATTGCCGTGTTGCGAGCACACCGCCAGGGGCTGGCCAAGGCAATGGAGATGCTGGACACGAAATTTTCAGATCCCGCGCTGCGCTTGCAGAGCTACGTGAAGTATTGGGAAGGCTGCATTCGCGACGGGTCCATCCCTTTCTGTGTAGCAGCCCTGCTGGCTGCAGAACTGCCGTCGCTGCCGGACGAAGTACAAGCGGAGGTTCGTCTCCATTTCCAAGACCTATCTGCCTGGATACAACGGACGATGGCAGCGGGTGCGCAACAAGGAACCATCCGACTCGAATCTTCAGCCGAATCGGAAGCTCAGTTGTTCATGGCGGCCGTCCACGGCGCCATGCTTTCCGCACGAGTATCGGGTAATTGCGAGGTTTTCCAACTTGCCACCGATGCTGCTCTAAAGCGCATTACTCCTTAA
- a CDS encoding MFS transporter, translating into MATERESKIFYGWWIVVAAFLNLFFAVGIIFYGFPVFYPSFVSALGFNRTQVTQGFFLGFLTIGLPTGLVTGILIDKIGARWVIFAGALLTGGSLILMGFMHQFWEYQVLCVLEVIGYVLAGPISNQVLIAQWFRERRGRAMGLAYLGLGLGGTVAPPVINMLIRDYGWRNSIIAVGASIIVVLFPVAIFLTRSMPHEMGLNPDGAPGSLVRHTAASNSVFGIIGAALRDRNFWLIVIGSSLVIGAMNAVIQHFILFLKSIGYDAATASRFLSLLLAASLGGRVIVGYIADRFRKKNIMAIFYFLLGAAIPLLFLAKQPIAAAVFAILFGFAMGADYMLIPLVTAECFGLASLGKLLALIIVAYSIGQWAGPYIAGRIYDAHHSYDLAWQVMASAAVLGSLAIYAIVKRPDHAQA; encoded by the coding sequence GTGGCCACAGAGCGCGAATCGAAGATTTTTTACGGCTGGTGGATTGTGGTGGCCGCCTTCCTGAACCTGTTCTTTGCCGTGGGCATCATCTTCTACGGCTTTCCGGTTTTCTATCCATCATTCGTGTCGGCGCTTGGCTTCAATCGCACACAGGTCACACAAGGATTCTTTCTCGGCTTCCTCACCATCGGTCTTCCCACTGGATTGGTCACGGGCATCCTCATCGACAAGATCGGTGCGCGTTGGGTCATCTTTGCAGGCGCATTGCTCACAGGCGGATCGCTGATCTTGATGGGCTTCATGCATCAGTTCTGGGAATACCAGGTGCTGTGTGTTCTCGAAGTTATTGGTTATGTGCTGGCTGGACCCATCTCAAATCAGGTGCTGATTGCGCAATGGTTTCGCGAGCGTCGCGGACGCGCCATGGGCCTTGCGTATCTCGGCCTGGGACTTGGTGGAACTGTCGCTCCGCCAGTAATCAACATGCTCATTCGCGATTATGGTTGGCGCAACTCCATCATCGCGGTTGGTGCGTCCATCATCGTAGTGCTCTTCCCGGTGGCCATCTTCCTTACACGTTCCATGCCGCATGAAATGGGCCTAAATCCTGATGGAGCTCCCGGTTCACTGGTAAGGCACACAGCCGCAAGCAACTCTGTCTTCGGCATCATCGGAGCAGCATTGCGCGATCGCAACTTCTGGCTGATTGTGATCGGTTCATCGTTGGTGATTGGTGCGATGAATGCGGTAATCCAGCACTTCATCCTCTTCTTGAAGAGCATTGGTTACGACGCCGCAACCGCATCGCGTTTCCTGTCTTTGCTGCTCGCAGCAAGCCTTGGTGGCCGCGTCATTGTGGGTTACATCGCGGATCGCTTTCGCAAGAAGAACATCATGGCCATCTTCTACTTCCTCCTTGGAGCAGCCATTCCGTTGTTGTTCCTTGCAAAGCAGCCCATCGCAGCAGCAGTGTTCGCCATCCTCTTCGGCTTTGCCATGGGTGCGGATTACATGCTGATTCCACTGGTGACGGCAGAGTGTTTCGGCTTAGCTTCGTTAGGCAAACTGCTCGCATTGATCATCGTCGCGTACTCGATCGGTCAATGGGCAGGCCCATACATCGCAGGTCGCATCTATGATGCGCACCACAGTTACGACCTCGCTTGGCAGGTGATGGCTTCTGCAGCCGTTCTTGGCTCGCTGGCAATTTATGCAATCGTGAAACGCCCTGACCACGCTCAGGCTTAA
- the rplI gene encoding 50S ribosomal protein L9, protein MEVILKEDVESLGHRGDVVKVANGYGRNYLLPQHLAIEATNANKAVIKQMQESAARKAAKDKAVAQEQAEKLNAVELTFERKVGANDVLFGSVTSADIAAELAKQGYEIDRRKVHLEEPLKQIGEFHVPVKIYREVSAHVKVTVKSDDPNYVPGANAVVAAEETATEE, encoded by the coding sequence ATGGAAGTCATTCTGAAGGAAGACGTCGAAAGCCTCGGTCACCGTGGCGACGTCGTTAAGGTTGCAAACGGCTACGGCCGCAACTATCTGCTGCCGCAGCACCTGGCAATTGAAGCCACCAATGCAAACAAGGCAGTCATCAAGCAGATGCAGGAATCCGCAGCTCGCAAGGCAGCCAAGGACAAGGCTGTTGCGCAGGAGCAGGCAGAGAAGCTGAACGCTGTCGAACTCACGTTCGAGCGCAAGGTTGGCGCGAACGACGTTCTGTTCGGTTCCGTCACCTCGGCTGACATTGCTGCTGAGCTTGCAAAGCAGGGTTACGAGATCGACCGCCGCAAGGTGCACCTGGAAGAGCCGCTGAAGCAGATCGGCGAGTTCCACGTGCCGGTGAAGATCTACCGTGAGGTTTCGGCCCACGTGAAGGTCACCGTCAAGAGCGACGACCCGAACTACGTCCCCGGCGCGAATGCTGTTGTCGCCGCGGAAGAGACCGCAACAGAAGAGTAA